In Mastacembelus armatus chromosome 4, fMasArm1.2, whole genome shotgun sequence, the following are encoded in one genomic region:
- the chst14 gene encoding carbohydrate sulfotransferase 14, giving the protein MGPRRQDYGIKKTGGARSGSVLNFTTSVSSGSVRRSSAALPSLLTFLVIVASGGLLLMIEKGMLNSVETPPPRAHGKRLDFIRQPGRHGSAAVDVESQILQEIRNRTIRTICSQKNMPHSVWSLSPLQRKALLQHVLVNDEYRFLYCYVPKVACSNWKRVLKVLSGALEDVDVNIKMDHRSDLLFLSSLKPEEIRYRLKHYFKFMFVREPMERLLSAYRNKFGEIESYQKKYGVEIIKRYRKGRAKDAPVTGNDVTFAEFVRYLLDEDVERMNEHWMPVYNLCQPCAVSYDFIGSYEHLQSDAEFVLQHIGAPSYVHFPERQTWYKPVTTETLHYYLCSLPQKLLRELLPKYILDFSLFAYALPNTTTEQCRH; this is encoded by the exons ATGGGTCCTCGCAGGCAGGATTACGGGATAAAAAAGACCGGAGGAGCGCGCAGCGGCTCGGTCCTAAACTTTACGACCTCGGTGAGCTCGGGCTCCGTCCGCCGCAGCTCCGCCGCGCTGCCCTCGCTGCTAACCTTCCTGGTGATCGTAGCATCTGGAGGCCTGCTGCTCATGATAGAGAAGGGCATGCTCAACAGCGTGGAGACACCTCCACCTCGGGCTCACGGCAAGCGGCTGGACTTCATCCGGCAACCTGGGAGACACGGCTCAGCTGCTGTGGACGTGGAGTCCCAG ATCCTCCAGGAGATCCGTAACCGGACCATTCGGACCATATGCAGCCAGAAGAACATGCCGCACAGCGTCTGGTCCCTGAGTCCCCTGCAGAGGAAGGCGCTGCTGCAGCACGTCCTGGTTAACGACGAGTACCGCTTCCTCTACTGCTACGTCCCCAAAGTGGCGTGCTCCAACTGGAAGCGGGTCCTGAAGGTGCTGAGCGGAGCGCTGGAGGACGTGGACGTCAATATTAAGATGGACCATCGCAGCGacctgctgtttctgtcctCTCTGAAGCCGGAGGAGATCCGCTACCGCCTCAAACACTACTTTAAGTTCATGTTTGTGCGGGAGCCCATGGAGCGCCTGCTTTCCGCCTACAGGAACAAGTTTGGAGAGATCGAGTCCTACCAGAAAAAGTACGGCGTGGAGATCATAAAACGCTACAGGAAGGGCCGCGCCAAGGACGCACCTGTAACCGGAAATGACGTGACCTTTGCAGAGTTTGTCCGTTACTTGCTGGATGAGGACGTGGAGCGCATGAACGAGCACTGGATGCCGGTGTACAACCTATGCCAACCTTGTGCTGTGTCCTATGACTTCATTGGCTCATACGAGCACCTACAGAGCGATGCAGagtttgtgctgcagcacaTTGGAGCACCTTCCTATGTGCACTTCCCAGAGAGGCAGACGTGGTACAAGCCTGTCACCACAGAGACCTTACACTATTACCTGTGCAGCTTACCTCAGAAGCTACTGAGGGAACTCCTTCCCAAATACATCTTAGACTTTTCCCTGTTCGCCTACGCCCTCCCCAACACAACCACTGAGCAGTGCCGGCACTAA